The segment CAGTTGCCTCATGAAATTGAGCCGGGACATGGACTCGAGAGCGAGCACGATGACGTTGAGCCGGCCCTCCTTGGCCGCTTGCTGGCTTTTCTTCGCCTGCTGCGGCGGGACGTCGACCACCTGCGCGTAGCCCGTCTCGTAAACCACCCTGCGCGTCGGCAGCTCCACGCACTGCACGATGCAGAACTCGGATTGAAGACCCTCCTCACCCGTAAtcacctaaaaattaaaatcaaaaattaatattataaaatttggagaCCAAAAGAATgtaaatccaatttaaaaaattttgactcCAAATTTGAAGTCATCAAGGGCCATTTTCCGTTATTTTCAAGacttttaaaaagattaaatacatattaaaaaatccgaaaaaacccaaaaatgtCGCCAAAAGGcaattttgaactaaaaatatcaatatctgatcgattttagtttcaattttcagaaaaaatccattttttaacattaaaaaaattaaattttccctcaatttatcccagaaaaataaaaatcaccttTTTAGGGCCAAGAATGACGTGGTCATCGTCTCCAGGGGGCCTCCGGACGTCCTGGACGGTGCACTCGAGCTGTCCCCAGTACTTCTGGGCGGCGGTGCGGTTGACGACGAGCCGGTTGCGCTCGTCGAGGTACGTCAGCGGCAGCTGCGTGGACGCGCAGTCGATTTTGGGCCACGGCCGCACCACGTAGTCGCGGATGGACGCGTCCAGAGGGTCGTAGTCGGGCAGTTTGCACCGCGCGCCATCGTCCCCGTCGGCGGCGTCCGGACGCATGTGCTCGTTGTAGAAGGTCTGCAGCACCCAGTTGTGCCGCAccagcgccgccgccgacagCACCAGCACAAAGGCTGCCGCCCGCACCAACTTCACCTTCCGCATCCTTCCGAAaccaacatttatttatttgacgaATGAATTACAGACAGCGCCGGAAAATCGCGGAAAAAAGTCATCAGGTGGCGTGACCTGAGAAAAAAACCCCTTCTggccatttaaaataattaatttaccgGTTCAGACGTGTTTTATTCGTCTagagaaaatgttttcagtCCAATTTCGGTCTTTCACAGCCGGATGCCGGTGTGtctgttgttattttttgtctacCTCCAGCTGGCTCCGCCtcccaaaataaaacaaaagcgcTGCGTGCGCTAATAGGCGCTTGACAGGTTGCCTACCTTCCGAATTCGCAGGCGCCCTGGCGAGAGACTGAAAATCTGAATGCACCTCCTCGACTGTTTCGCAAAATTTGATAAGCGCGTTATCACTGCTGCTTCCGGTTTGAATGAtagcaaaggaaaaaataaaaatttcaactcgtTCAAACGTTTATTCCACTCACACAATTCGTTGTTGTCTAGCTCAGTTCATTACCTTAATCAGAATCGGTCGAGGAAGAGCTGCTGgtgctcctcctcctcttcttggactttttcttcttctttttcttgtcTTTCGAGTGTCTCTTCCTCTCGACGCTCTGTTCCTCCTTCACCTCAGCAGCTCTGGGCGCCAGAAGCGGTTctaaattcgaaattttaaatcagacacacctggttaatttaaaattccctgCTCGTACCTGGATTCTTTGCTAGTATGTGGGTGTTGTCGTTGCTCTCGCCGTCTTTCCGCTTCTTGGGCATCTTGTATTCCTCGACATGGTCGACGCGGATCGTCCGGTTCAGCACCTTGATTCCGTTCAAATTGTCCACCGCCAAGACGGTGCTCCTCTGGTCCTCGTAGCACAGGAAGCAGAAGCCCTTGCTCTTGCCCGTGTCCTTGTCTcgaaccaaatttatcgagGCAACCTCGCCATACCTtcgggaattttattttattaaaataaatcccaaGATTAAACAATATTTGCGGCTTACTGGGAAAAGATGGTGATGACGTCTCCTTCGCTCAGCGTAAACGGCAGCCCTCCGATGAAAATCCAGGCGCTGTCCTTGTACTTGTCATGCCACGACGAATTCCAGCTCTTTGTCAGCTCGAGTTCACTTAATTTTGTGATGTTTTTAATGTTGCTGCAACGATTAGATAGGGTTAGCGACGTGTTGACGGAAAACAACTGGTCTTTTTACGTCATAGGGTTCATCCTTCGCTGGTGTGGAAGACATGGGCTTCGGCAAAACACGGGAAAGGTGTGATAAAGTGCGGCATGAACGGCCCAAAATCACgtaaacattttaatcacCGTAAACATTGGAAAACAACCGATAAACAACCGACACCGAAATTCTTGGCAGTGAAAACCGCGCCGAATTTAAAGCATTCATACGAGAATAAACCGGTTAAATTTAAGTGAGTAAAGAAAAACCGGTTTCAATATACAACACAACCTGGACTTTTGAATAACCGATACTTATACCGGTGAAAGACTGAGTGAATCCCAACCAAAAGACAAAAGACTAGATAACCGGTTACCggttaattttcagaaatggCGGGCGCACACTGAAGAATAGCATAACAACACAGCCGACTTCCCGAAATTCTTCCGTTTTTTCCGGCATTTCTACCCTCGACAGGATGAACCGACGCTCCCAATCGGCAAAGAAGGCCTCCAGGGGTCGTTCGGCGAGCCAGCCGACGGCGGACAGCGGTCGGCGCGGCAACAGGAAGGCCGCCACTCAGGCTGAAGAAGCTGCACCGGTAACAAATTCTTGGCGAATATTATGTTTTCCcgtctaaaacaaaaaattggcaGAGTTCggacgaggaggaggagcaGCCGCAGGAGCCGCAGCCGCGGAGGGGCAAGCGGGGCCAGACGCAGAGCAAGCTGTCCGACTTCTTCGAgcagtcgtcgtcgtcgcagTCCCAGCAGAAGGCGTCCAAGATTCCTCCCATCTCGGAGGAGGAGGTGCTGGACCAGGCCCGCAACGTGGCCTTCTTCCTGCTGGGCTGCGTCAAGGAGGGAAACTGCGTCAGTCGCTCGGAGGTGCAGAAGAACGTGCTGAAGAACTTCCACTCGCGCCACTACCTGCGCATCATGGCCGCCACGGCCGCTCTGCTGGCCGAGGTCTTCGGCCTCGAGATCGTCAGCTTCGACGGCGAGAACACCTTCGACAAGATGGTCCTGATCGAC is part of the Cloeon dipterum chromosome 1, ieCloDipt1.1, whole genome shotgun sequence genome and harbors:
- the LOC135945459 gene encoding RNA-binding motif protein, X-linked 2: MNPMTNIKNITKLSELELTKSWNSSWHDKYKDSAWIFIGGLPFTLSEGDVITIFSQYGEVASINLVRDKDTGKSKGFCFLCYEDQRSTVLAVDNLNGIKVLNRTIRVDHVEEYKMPKKRKDGESNDNTHILAKNPEPLLAPRAAEVKEEQSVERKRHSKDKKKKKKKSKKRRRSTSSSSSTDSD
- the LOC135948517 gene encoding melanoma-associated antigen B18-like gives rise to the protein MNRRSQSAKKASRGRSASQPTADSGRRGNRKAATQAEEAAPSSDEEEEQPQEPQPRRGKRGQTQSKLSDFFEQSSSSQSQQKASKIPPISEEEVLDQARNVAFFLLGCVKEGNCVSRSEVQKNVLKNFHSRHYLRIMAATAALLAEVFGLEIVSFDGENTFDKMVLIDKQGVHKQATTKEEDKASQALLLLLVSCIHVAGAPIREEEMIDYLRELRISYSKSDPHFGDVEAKLNSFKSQSYLKFETDRSTTPPTKLIGLGPRADAEINRAELMAFSKRLYPDLAFLADNSPDRRLCDSQDEEEEFE